The genomic DNA TGGGTTCGTCCTGAACATATAAAAACCTTCCTTCGGAATTGTTTTATTCCGAATTCAACAAAAAAGGCTGTTGACCCTTCTTTGTCAACAGCCTCAGCGCTCTCCCAAGAGAGAGCGCCAGGCTATCAAGCAAGTGACAGGCGAGGCGATTTTTCGCGTCAGCTCCGCAGAGGCGAGCCGCACGACGAATCCAAATCGTTGCTTCGCTTTCCGGGCTTCGGTTTGTCAGCGGTCTCGCGCCCTCCTTCGGGAGGACGTCCCCAGCTTCAGTTGACCCTTCGCTCCCGTCCCTGCCAATACTTCTCCCGGAGCTTGAACTTCTGCAGCTTTCCGGTGGCGGTGCGGGGGAGGGAGTCGACGAACTCCACCGATTTGGGCGCCTTGAAATGGGCCATGCGGTCGCGGCAGAACCGGATCAATTCCTCTTCGGTGAGGGAGGCTCCCTCCTTCAACACCACCAGGGCCTTCGGCACCTCCCCCCACTTGTCGTCCGGCACGCCGATCACCGCCGCCTCCAGGACGGAGGGATGTTGGTAGATCACCCCTTCCACCTCGGTGGAGGAGATGTTTTCCCCGCCGGAGATGATCATATCCTTCAGGCGGTCCAGGATTTCGATATACCCGTCGGGGTGGACCACCGCCAGATCCCCCGTGTGGAACCAGCCGTTCCGGATCGCCTTGGCCGTCTCCTCCGGCTGCTTGTAATATCCCTTCATCACCACATTGCCGCGGGTGACGATTTCACCGATCTCCTTTCCGTTCCACTCCACCTCCTTCTCCTCGTCCTCCAGCCGCACCACCTTCGTCTCGCCGTTGAAGGCCAGCTCGATCCCCTGGCGCGCCTTGATCTTGGCCTGCTCTTCGGGGGAAAGCTTCTCCTTCTCCCGGGTCCACTCGCAGTACAGGATAAAGGGCGACACCTCCGTCAGCCCGTACACGTGCATCATTTCCAGCCCCAGCAATTTCTGGGCCCTCTCGATCAGCGCCGCCGGCGGCGGAGAGCCGGCCGTCGCCATCCTCCTTTTGAAGGAGGTGTTCACCCGATCGATCCCCTTGGCGTTGACCAGCATGTTCACCACCGTCGGGGCGCCGCAAAGAAGGGTGATCCCCTCCTCATCGAAGATCTTCAGAATCCGCTCCGGATCCACCTTCCGCAGACAGACGTGCGTCGCCCCCGCAGCGGTGATCGCCCAGATTCCTCCCCAGCCGTTGGCGTGAAACATGGGCAGGGTGTGCAGATAGACGTCATCGTGCTCCACCCGGAGATGGTACAGGAAATCCGCCGCATTCACCCAGTTGTTCCGATGGGTCAACATGACGCCCTTGGGGCGGGAGGTGGTGCCGCTGGTGTAGTTGATCGTCAGGGTGTCGTTTTCGTCCAGTTCCACCGCCGGCGGTGCTTCATCCCCCGCTCCGCTCAGGAACGCTTCATATTCCGTGAAGGAAAGGGAGGTCTCAAAACCGTCCCCGGAATTGGCCACCACGATCAGCCCGATTTGGGGAATCCGATCCCGGATCGCCTCGACCGGGACGACATATTCCGCATCGACGATCAGGGCCTTGCTGTCGCTGTGGTTGAGGATGTAGGCGATGTCATCGGCGGACAGCCGATAGTTCACCGGAACGGCCACCGCGCCGATCTGTCCGATGCCGTTCCAACATCTGATGGGTGTTGGTCATGATCAGGGCCACGTGGTCTCCCTTGCCGATCCCGGCCGAAAGGAGAGCGTTGGAGAGGCGGTTCACCCGCTCGTCAAACTGCTTGTAGGTCAATCGCTTCTCTCCGTCGATCACGGCCACCTTTTCCGGATAATACTTCACGGCTCTGCGCTTCCAATCCAGCGGGGTCAAAGGGGTGATCAAAAGAAACACGCTCCTTCCGGAATTGAATATTTTGTAAATTCCGATTACAAAGTGAAGCCTCCGGCGGTACTACTCTACAATTCTATTTTATACGGGAGTTTTCCGGGGCTCAATACTGCGCCGGGTTCGAAAAAGCGCACAAAAAAACCGCCTGCAAGCGGCGGGCGAAAAAATATCCGCACCTCGTCAGGATTGCCCGTCCTTCAGCCCCTTGGACAGGGCCTTGGCAAAGGAGAGCATGAAACGGATCCCTTCCCGAACCTCCGGATCCGACATCGAACGAAGGAGCCGGAAAAGAGAAGGGGAATCGCCGGCTCCCCGCAGTTCCTCGCGCGCCGACTCGACGGCCGTCAGGATTCCGTGCGCCAGCTCCGGAAATCCCTTCTGCACCAGGTCGTCTGCCGCTTCCACCGCCTTCCCCGCCTTCTCCGCCGCAGCCGCCGCCATCGGACCGGTCCAGGTGCTCCTCAGCCGGGCCAAAAGCTCCGCCAGTTCGGCCAGGGCGCTCAGCGCCCCGCTTTCCTCCAGCCGTTGCACAAGGTCCAAGACCCGGTGCAGGCTGTCGCTCGCTTCGGGCAGCCGGCGCAGAAGGGTCAGGGTTTCGGGCTGCAGGATGTCATCGAGCAGCTCCAGGGCGACAGCCCCCCTCTCGGCCAACCGGCCGACCATCTCCAGGGTCATCGACCGGAGGGCATCCTCTTCCCAGTCCCCTGCCCGGTCCCTTTTCCAAGTGATGTCTCCCATTTCTCCGCCCCCTCACAGGATTGCGCGGACATTCAGCCAGTACGCCGGCCCCTGCATGCCCTTGAACCACCGCAAAACTTCGGAGCTGGAAACGGATTTCGGAAAGCGGCTGTAATCAAAGGCGATGAAACCGGCATCCCGGAAGCTGTTTCCCAAAAAGAAGGCCCCTTTTCCGTCATAGACGGAAGTCTCCGGCAATCCCTTCAGCCGGCTGACCAAGTTTTGCACCAGGACCTCGCTCTGATAATAAGCCGAGCCGCCTTTCGGGAGCGGAAGATTGGTCGCATCCCCGAGGACGTAAACCCGGTCGTCGCCTTCCATCTTCAACGTGAGGCGGTCGGTGGGGACAAACCCCCTTTCGTCGCCGAGCCCGGAATCCGCGACGACGGGCGCTCCCCGATGGGCGGGAACGGCGACCAGCACATCGAAGGGATGCTCCTCTCCATCCGCGGTGAACACCCTTTTCCGAAGCGGATCCACCTTTTCCAGCCGGAAGAAGGGCTGATGGACGATGCCGCGCTGCTCAAATTGGGACAGGGCCCAATCGGCCACCGGTTGCATCCGGTGGAGCCGGCCGTCAGAATAGGCGTATTTCAGCCGGATCCCTTCCCGGATTCCCCGCCTCCTGAGATAATCGTCCAGCATCAAGGCGAATTCCAGGGGAGCTCCCGGCCCCTTGTGGGGCTGATCCACCGCGATGAGAATCCGTCCCTTTTTCACGGAAGCCAGCGCATCCCTCAGCCGCAGGGCACCTTCCAGGCTATAAAAATGGCGGGCGCTCTCCTTCAGCCCGGGGACACCGTCGAAATCCGGGCGGGACCCCGTGGCGATGACCAGGTAATCGTATGGATACTCCGTCGTCCGGGATTGCACGCAGCGTCGGTCCGGCCGGATTCTCTTGATCTCGTCGAAAACCAGCGTCACTCCCCGATGGACCAGGCTCTTTTCCTCCCGGACAATCTGTTCCGGAAATTTTTCGTTAAACACGACGGACAAAAAACCCGGCTGGTACAGATGCTGCTCGGAACGGGTGATCAACAGAATTTCCAACTCCCCGGACCGGATCGAATCCGTCAGCCGCCGCGCAAGCCGGTTGGCGACCATGGTGCCGGCCGCGCCTCCGCCGAGAACGACGATCCGCTTGCCCATGAATTCCTTTCCCTCCCCCCTGATGCCCTAATTCCTCCCAATTCCATTGTACCTCGTAAGGTTCCCGTCATTTTTGAAGTCCGTGGCAATCCATTGACGGAAACGGGAAGAAAAACGGACAAATAAAAAAAGACGCGGCCCTTGACCTGCCGCGCTTCTTCCGCCGCATAGCCTCAAAGTTTCCCGCCCTTGGCGTACGAATACAGTCGATACCCCCCGTCCAGGTTTTTCACCCGAAAACCGTTTTCCATGAGGATCCGGGACGCCAAATATCCGCGCAAGCCCACCGCGCACATCACACCAATCGTTTTGTCCTTCGGAAGCTCCCCCAACCGATCGCGCAGTTCATCCAGGGGGAGGTGAACGGCCCCGTCGATCCCCCCGCCTTCCACCTCCCGCGGCGTGCGCACATCGAGAAGGATGCCTCCGGAAGCGAGGTGGTCATCCAGCTCGTTCCACTGAAGGACCTCCACCAGCCGATCGAGGATGTTTGTCGCCGCATAACCGGCGATATTGACGGGATCCTTCGCAGAGGAAAAGGGAGGGGCATAGGCCAGTTCCAGGTCCGGCAGGTCCCGGACCGTGAGTCCCCCCTTGATCGCCGTTGCGATCACGTCGATTCGTTTGTCGACCCCCTCTTCTCCGACGGCCTGGGCGCCGAAGATCCTGCCCGTCTCCCGGTCAAAGATCAGTTTCAGCGCCAGCGGTGACGCGTTGGGATAATAGGCCGCGTGGCTGGATGGAAAGACGTGGACCGCTTCATGGGGGATCCCGAGCCGCTTCAGGGTTTTTTCGTTGTTGCCCGTCGCCGCGACGGTCAGCCCGAAAAGCTTCACGATGGCGGTGCCGAGGGTTCCCGCGTAATACACGTCAAAGCCGTGTATGATATCGGCCACCAGCCGTCCCTGCCTGTTGGCCGGCCAGGCGAGGGGGACATGGGTCGGAAATCCGTGAACATAGTCTTTCACTTCGACGGCATCCCCGATGGCATAGATGTCGGGATCGGAAGTCTGCAGGCGCGGATTCACCCGGATGGCGCCGCGGACTCCCAGCTCGAGGCCGGCCTTCCGGGCCAGCTCGTTTTCCGGTTGCACCCCGACCGCCAGGATGATCATGTCGGCTTCCAGGGTTTCTCCGCTGTGGAGGACAAGGCGTCGTCCCCCCTTTTCCAGGGCCTTCAGCCCGTCCTCCAGGTGCAGGCGGATGCCGCACTCCTTCAAATAAGCGTGAACCATGGCGGCCATCTCGCGGTCCAATGGCGGCAGCACCTGATCCGCCATCTCCACCAGCGACGCCTTCACGCCGCGCTCGACCAGATTCTCCGCCATCTCGAGACCCACAAACCCGCCGCCGATGATTGCGGCACTTGTCGGTTTTTCCCTCTCGACATAGGCTTTGATCCGGTCCGCGTCGGGAATGGTGCGAAGGGCAAACGCGGCCTTCGCCTGATCCATTCCCTCGATCGGCGGCAGGATCGGCCTGGCGCCGGGGGACAAGATCAACGTGTCGTAGGATTCTTCGTATTCCTCTCCCGTGCGGAGATCTCTCGCAGACACCGTTTTCCGCTCCCGGTGGATGGCCGTCACTTCGGTCAACATGCGAAGGTCGATCCGGAAACGCTTCGACATCCCTGAAGCGGTTTGAAGCAAGAGCCGATCCCGGTCCCGGATGACGCCGCCGACGTAATAGGGCAGGCCGCAGTTCGCAAAGGAAATGTGCTCCCCTCTTTCAAACAGGACGATCCGATACCGTTCGCTCAACCGGCGCAGGCGGGCCGCGGCCGTCGCGCCTCCCGCCACGCCGCCGACAATGACGATCTTTCGCATCGGTTCCCCTCCACCCCTTTTGACAAATCTTCATGCCCCTGAGCACCTGTTCGAGCGCTCACTTCGCTTTTTCCGAGGAACACGTTCGAATTCCGCACAAGGAATACAGGGGACACCGGCTCACCGCCGCCGTCAACAGCGGAACCAGGCCGAGCAGACCCAGCCACTTGAGGTTCCCTTCCGCAAACACCGGCAGGGACAGGAGAGCCAGGCCGATGATGACCCGAATCCAGCGATCGACACGCCCCACATTTTTGTCCATGCGCATTCACTCCCTCAACAGGAATAGCATACCCCCTACCCTATATGTTGAAGGCCGGCTTCACCCGTGTCAATCGGTGTCACCGTTTCTCAAAAGAGCTGTCACGCGATTTCATCAAAGCCTTCACAAAAAATCCCCAAAAAGAAAAAAGGCCGATGTGATCGGCCTCTCAAGTTTGGACAAAGCGCCGGGAAGAGGCGATTCCTTCGCCGAGCGCCCCCTCTCCAAACCGCCTTCCCGCTCCGGGTATGCGTTTTTCGTAGTCTCTGCCCGCAGTCATCCGCCTTTATTTCAACCGCTCCGCCGGGACCAGCACCCGCCCGTCCTTGATTCTCAGCAAGCCGCGGGCGGTCAGACGGACCTGCGGCAAATGGGTGGAGGAGAGGAACAAGAACGTATAAATCGGATCGTAGAAGGGGTGGCCGAAGGCCTTCAGCTCCCGGGTCAGCTGTTCCGTCAGGAATATCAGCTCGTCCACCGGCCGCTCGCTCATTCCACCGCCGATCGGCAGGGGAAGGTTGAAGCGCTCCTCGTCTCCCTGGATCCAGACGATCCCTCCCCCCTGTTCCAGCGCCCGGTTGGCGGCCTGGGCCATGGCGTCGGGCCTTTGCCCCAACACCAGCAGATCTCCGGAACCGTTGTAGGTGGAGGCCAGACCGTCGATTCCCCTGCCGAAGCCCCGCAGGACGCCCCGGGTGATCCAGGCGCCGTCCCGGTCGACCAGATGGGCCAACAGGCGATCATCCTCCGGCGAAAGCTGAACCCGCCCCCCTCGGACGGGCAGGGACTCCTCGGTGACCCGCGTGATCACCGGGTTGAGCAGTTGAATCACCGGGTAAGACCCGCCGGATGGGAGGGAGAGGGCAAAGTGATCCGCATCGGCCCGCCAGGAGAAGGAGGTGACGAGCTCTCCGTACCGGCTCCAGTCCATCCGGGGCAGGGGGATGAGCAGCTTGCCCTCTTCGGCGACGATCCGACCGCCGGCGATCACCTGCACCGGCGTCGGCTGGTCCAGGCCGGAGAGCACGTTGATGTCGGCCACCCGTCCCGGGGCGATCCCTCCCAGATGCTCATCCAGCCGGTAATAGACGGCGGGGTTGATGGTCACCATCCGGTACGCCTCCACCGGGTCGCATCCCGCTTCCAGGGCCGTCTTGATCAGGTAATCAACGAAGCCGTGGCGCAGGTAGGCCGGCGTCGGACCGTCGGTCGTCATCATCAGCCGGTGCCAGGGGACGTTATCCTTTTTCAACAGACCTTCCAGAAGGATCGGCAGGTCGGGGCGGAGAGAACTGTGGCGAAGGGTGGTCATGTAGCCGAGCCGCAGGCGATCCCACACCTCTTCCGGAGTAATCGGCTCGTGGTCTCCCGTCACCCCCGCCGCCGCCAGCCGGGCCAGGGTCTTGTACGAAGATCCCGGAGCGTGTCCTTCCACCCGCTTTCCCAACCCGCGAAGCTCTTCGATCCAGCGCACCATCCGCTCATCCCCCGCCAGCAGGGAGGGCCAGGCGGTCAGCTCCCCGCCCTGCAACACCCGCGGGTGGGATAGCAGATCCCGCACCCGTTCATGGGAGAACAATTCGTCTTCATTGGGCAACGTGGCCTGGGAATCGAACCGGGCCCACCAAAACAGATGGACCGGCAAACGGGCGAGATCGTCCGCCAGGGAAAGGAATTCCTCCGTCGCCATTCGGCTGAACAGAAACAGATTATCGCAGATCAGCACCGTCGTTCCGAGGGGCAGCACCTTTTCCGTCAACGTGACCGGATGATACAGTTGAAAAGGATGGGCGTGGGGCTCGATGTACCCCGGGACCAACACCCGATCCGTCACATCGACGATGCGGGTGCGATCGCCCGGCCCGATTTTCGCCTCCTCCAGGGAACCCACGTAGGCGATCCGGCCCGCGGCGATCGCCACATCCACCTCCTCCAGCCGGCCGGTATACACGTTGAGCACCCGTCCCCCGGTCAACAGGAGATCGGGGTCAGCCCTTCCCGAGGCGACG from Planifilum fimeticola includes the following:
- a CDS encoding DUF1641 domain-containing protein — encoded protein: MGDITWKRDRAGDWEEDALRSMTLEMVGRLAERGAVALELLDDILQPETLTLLRRLPEASDSLHRVLDLVQRLEESGALSALAELAELLARLRSTWTGPMAAAAAEKAGKAVEAADDLVQKGFPELAHGILTAVESAREELRGAGDSPSLFRLLRSMSDPEVREGIRFMLSFAKALSKGLKDGQS
- a CDS encoding FAD-dependent oxidoreductase — translated: MRKIVIVGGVAGGATAAARLRRLSERYRIVLFERGEHISFANCGLPYYVGGVIRDRDRLLLQTASGMSKRFRIDLRMLTEVTAIHRERKTVSARDLRTGEEYEESYDTLILSPGARPILPPIEGMDQAKAAFALRTIPDADRIKAYVEREKPTSAAIIGGGFVGLEMAENLVERGVKASLVEMADQVLPPLDREMAAMVHAYLKECGIRLHLEDGLKALEKGGRRLVLHSGETLEADMIILAVGVQPENELARKAGLELGVRGAIRVNPRLQTSDPDIYAIGDAVEVKDYVHGFPTHVPLAWPANRQGRLVADIIHGFDVYYAGTLGTAIVKLFGLTVAATGNNEKTLKRLGIPHEAVHVFPSSHAAYYPNASPLALKLIFDRETGRIFGAQAVGEEGVDKRIDVIATAIKGGLTVRDLPDLELAYAPPFSSAKDPVNIAGYAATNILDRLVEVLQWNELDDHLASGGILLDVRTPREVEGGGIDGAVHLPLDELRDRLGELPKDKTIGVMCAVGLRGYLASRILMENGFRVKNLDGGYRLYSYAKGGKL
- a CDS encoding YgaP family membrane protein, encoding MDKNVGRVDRWIRVIIGLALLSLPVFAEGNLKWLGLLGLVPLLTAAVSRCPLYSLCGIRTCSSEKAK
- a CDS encoding adenine deaminase C-terminal domain-containing protein, with the translated sequence MMLQNSGVLSRIIDVASGRADPDLLLTGGRVLNVYTGRLEEVDVAIAAGRIAYVGSLEEAKIGPGDRTRIVDVTDRVLVPGYIEPHAHPFQLYHPVTLTEKVLPLGTTVLICDNLFLFSRMATEEFLSLADDLARLPVHLFWWARFDSQATLPNEDELFSHERVRDLLSHPRVLQGGELTAWPSLLAGDERMVRWIEELRGLGKRVEGHAPGSSYKTLARLAAAGVTGDHEPITPEEVWDRLRLGYMTTLRHSSLRPDLPILLEGLLKKDNVPWHRLMMTTDGPTPAYLRHGFVDYLIKTALEAGCDPVEAYRMVTINPAVYYRLDEHLGGIAPGRVADINVLSGLDQPTPVQVIAGGRIVAEEGKLLIPLPRMDWSRYGELVTSFSWRADADHFALSLPSGGSYPVIQLLNPVITRVTEESLPVRGGRVQLSPEDDRLLAHLVDRDGAWITRGVLRGFGRGIDGLASTYNGSGDLLVLGQRPDAMAQAANRALEQGGGIVWIQGDEERFNLPLPIGGGMSERPVDELIFLTEQLTRELKAFGHPFYDPIYTFLFLSSTHLPQVRLTARGLLRIKDGRVLVPAERLK
- a CDS encoding NAD(P)/FAD-dependent oxidoreductase, which gives rise to MGKRIVVLGGGAAGTMVANRLARRLTDSIRSGELEILLITRSEQHLYQPGFLSVVFNEKFPEQIVREEKSLVHRGVTLVFDEIKRIRPDRRCVQSRTTEYPYDYLVIATGSRPDFDGVPGLKESARHFYSLEGALRLRDALASVKKGRILIAVDQPHKGPGAPLEFALMLDDYLRRRGIREGIRLKYAYSDGRLHRMQPVADWALSQFEQRGIVHQPFFRLEKVDPLRKRVFTADGEEHPFDVLVAVPAHRGAPVVADSGLGDERGFVPTDRLTLKMEGDDRVYVLGDATNLPLPKGGSAYYQSEVLVQNLVSRLKGLPETSVYDGKGAFFLGNSFRDAGFIAFDYSRFPKSVSSSEVLRWFKGMQGPAYWLNVRAIL